In Microcoleus sp. FACHB-831, one genomic interval encodes:
- a CDS encoding NB-ARC domain-containing protein, with translation MTAKNPSKSKRHRGYILTPAGAAKLKNRISELEAQAGIKYNPPKIAEQAQLISSQGLHPTTIRKILRGASGGDESSLRLIFQVLGLEMEEPDYTLPGIEELVSVNAYQDWGEAVDVSVFYGRSPELEGLSQWILDEHCRLVTLLGMGGIGKTTLSVKLAQQLQDRFEFVIWRSLRNAPPIQELLPQLLQFISQQQETEANIPKTTNSQISRLIDYLRQQRCFLVLDNVETILKHGSPAGRYLEGYEDYGELFRRIAETAHQSCLLLTSREKPQGIAAFEGEFLRVRSWQLSGLALEEGAKIFSDKGLIISAEESEQLTQLYQGNPLALKIVATSIQNLFGGNVSEFIAQGVAVFNGLRNLLAAQFERLSSLEQQILYWLAINREPLTLNQLREDIVPLASTGRILEALEYIGWRSLIEKVTPTLTRNATNITTGRQQFTLQPVVMEYVSDRLIEQVCEEIPKSAESRTLAPLNLFKYVALLKAECPDYVRSYQVNLIIQPIAQKLSTTFGSKENFILVLTEIISLLRSNPPAPPGYIAGNVLNLLVHLQTDLNSYDFSQLTILQAYLPAVSLCQVNFTGANLAKSVFSETFGNIYDIALNSDGTILATGHADGEVRLWRVADGKLLFRKAAHISTVWSVNFSPDGKMVASGSFDASIGLWNTSMQQPCQTLYEHGDRVWAVTFSPNGKFIASCSSDRTIKLWDIEAVNCIQTFQGHADIVHSVAFSPDGSMLASGSADQTVRLWEIETGKCCKILRGHRNQISSVVFSPDGLTIASCEAQAIKLWNVATGECRRTIQQKLSFVWSIAFTSDGKTLICGDGKVIKLWDIETEECYQILLGYSSQVWSVALSQNGKVVAGSDKQILKLWQVEKHNNYQLLQTIQGYTNSVWSVAFSPDGKTFASGGSDKTVNLWNMPTKLESTSAISLSQQHQKSIRAIAFSPDGTFLASGSEDKIIRLWERETGKCRIPLMGHTDCVWSVTFSPNGQILASGSADQTIRLWDIICDRSSALFYKVSRCRILSGHESWVLSVTFSPDGKFLATSSADQTIRLWDVSTGECLKTFLGHKGLIWSVAFSLDGKTLASACEDQTVRCWNIDTGECYQTLQGHNSLVWSVAFNPQNQLLASASVDQTIRLWDMITGQCINVLQGHKSSVWSVAFSPDGKTLVSGSNDETIKLWNVNSGECLSTLKPQRIYEGMNITGVTGLTEAQKVTLKALGAVEY, from the coding sequence ATGACAGCTAAAAACCCTTCTAAGTCTAAGCGTCATCGTGGCTACATCCTAACGCCTGCCGGAGCGGCGAAACTCAAAAACCGCATCAGCGAGTTAGAGGCGCAAGCAGGTATCAAATACAACCCGCCTAAAATTGCCGAACAAGCGCAACTGATTAGTTCCCAAGGTCTGCACCCAACGACCATTCGTAAAATTTTGCGGGGTGCAAGTGGGGGAGATGAAAGTTCGCTGCGGCTGATTTTCCAAGTGCTGGGGCTGGAAATGGAAGAGCCGGACTATACTCTGCCAGGAATAGAGGAACTTGTCAGCGTCAATGCTTATCAAGATTGGGGCGAGGCGGTTGATGTTTCAGTCTTCTACGGTCGTTCGCCAGAACTAGAGGGTTTAAGCCAGTGGATACTTGATGAACATTGCCGACTGGTGACGCTATTAGGAATGGGGGGTATCGGGAAAACAACTCTATCGGTAAAGTTAGCCCAACAACTTCAAGATCGGTTTGAATTTGTAATATGGCGATCGCTCCGCAATGCCCCCCCTATACAAGAATTGCTCCCTCAACTGCTGCAATTTATTTCTCAGCAGCAGGAAACAGAAGCTAATATACCCAAAACAACAAACAGCCAAATTTCCCGGCTGATCGATTATTTACGCCAGCAACGTTGTTTTTTGGTTTTAGATAATGTTGAGACAATTTTAAAACACGGCAGCCCTGCTGGAAGGTATCTAGAAGGTTATGAAGATTATGGCGAACTATTTCGACGAATTGCAGAAACCGCTCACCAAAGTTGCCTGCTGTTAACCAGTCGAGAAAAACCTCAAGGTATTGCTGCTTTTGAAGGAGAGTTTTTGCGCGTGCGCTCTTGGCAATTGAGCGGTTTAGCTCTGGAGGAAGGAGCAAAGATTTTTAGCGATAAAGGGTTGATCATCTCGGCTGAAGAGAGCGAGCAGCTAACGCAACTTTATCAAGGAAATCCTCTAGCCTTAAAAATTGTCGCCACCTCAATTCAAAATTTATTTGGGGGGAATGTTTCGGAATTTATTGCCCAAGGAGTAGCAGTTTTTAATGGCCTTCGCAATCTTTTAGCAGCGCAATTTGAACGCCTGTCTTCCTTAGAACAACAGATTCTCTATTGGTTGGCAATTAATAGAGAACCTTTAACGCTTAACCAATTGCGCGAAGATATTGTGCCTCTAGCCTCAACAGGCAGAATTTTAGAAGCTTTGGAATATATAGGTTGGCGATCGCTTATCGAGAAGGTTACGCCTACACTCACCCGAAATGCTACAAATATAACAACAGGAAGGCAACAATTTACTCTGCAACCTGTAGTGATGGAGTATGTAAGCGATCGCCTGATCGAGCAAGTTTGTGAAGAAATCCCCAAAAGCGCTGAGTCCCGAACTCTGGCTCCCCTCAATCTATTCAAGTACGTTGCTTTGCTAAAGGCAGAATGTCCAGATTACGTGCGATCTTACCAAGTTAACCTAATTATCCAGCCTATTGCTCAGAAGCTATCAACAACGTTCGGCAGCAAAGAAAATTTCATATTAGTATTGACAGAAATTATCTCACTTCTGCGATCTAATCCTCCCGCCCCTCCCGGTTATATTGCTGGCAATGTATTGAATTTACTCGTGCATTTACAAACTGATTTGAATAGCTATGATTTTTCCCAGTTAACAATTTTGCAAGCTTATTTGCCCGCCGTAAGTTTATGTCAAGTTAACTTTACTGGGGCAAATTTAGCCAAGTCAGTTTTTAGCGAAACTTTTGGCAATATTTACGACATCGCTTTAAATTCAGACGGGACAATTTTAGCAACAGGACACGCAGATGGTGAGGTGCGTCTGTGGCGAGTAGCAGATGGCAAGTTGTTGTTTAGGAAAGCAGCACATATTAGCACAGTTTGGTCTGTGAATTTTAGTCCAGATGGGAAGATGGTTGCGAGTGGTAGTTTTGACGCTTCGATTGGGCTGTGGAATACGAGCATGCAACAACCGTGTCAAACATTATACGAGCATGGCGATCGCGTCTGGGCTGTTACATTTAGTCCTAATGGGAAATTTATTGCGAGTTGCAGTAGCGATCGCACTATTAAACTTTGGGATATTGAAGCAGTAAATTGCATTCAAACTTTTCAAGGACACGCTGACATCGTGCATTCTGTAGCTTTCAGCCCAGATGGTTCTATGTTAGCTAGCGGTAGTGCTGACCAAACAGTTAGATTGTGGGAAATTGAGACGGGAAAGTGCTGCAAAATCCTGCGAGGACATAGAAATCAAATTTCCTCTGTCGTCTTTAGCCCCGATGGTTTAACTATAGCAAGCTGTGAAGCGCAAGCAATAAAATTATGGAACGTGGCAACTGGAGAATGTCGTAGAACTATACAACAAAAGCTTAGTTTTGTTTGGTCTATAGCTTTTACCTCTGATGGGAAAACTTTAATATGTGGCGATGGCAAAGTAATAAAACTTTGGGATATAGAAACTGAAGAATGTTATCAAATATTGCTGGGATACAGCAGCCAGGTTTGGTCTGTCGCGCTTAGTCAAAATGGGAAGGTAGTCGCAGGCAGCGACAAACAAATTTTAAAGCTTTGGCAAGTTGAAAAACACAATAACTATCAATTACTCCAGACAATACAAGGCTACACTAACTCAGTTTGGTCGGTGGCATTCAGTCCAGATGGTAAAACATTTGCCAGCGGGGGTAGCGATAAAACTGTAAATCTTTGGAATATGCCAACTAAGTTAGAGAGTACCAGCGCTATATCTTTATCGCAACAGCATCAAAAATCTATTCGCGCGATCGCATTTAGTCCAGATGGCACATTTCTAGCCAGCGGTAGCGAAGATAAAATTATTAGGCTGTGGGAGCGAGAAACAGGTAAGTGTCGTATCCCACTGATGGGGCACACAGATTGTGTTTGGTCAGTTACATTTAGCCCAAATGGGCAGATTTTAGCCAGTGGGAGTGCCGATCAAACTATCCGACTTTGGGATATTATCTGCGATCGCTCTAGCGCATTGTTTTACAAAGTTAGTCGTTGCCGAATCCTCTCAGGACATGAAAGCTGGGTTTTGTCCGTTACTTTTAGTCCAGATGGCAAGTTCCTCGCTACTAGCAGCGCCGATCAAACTATTCGGCTTTGGGATGTTAGCACGGGCGAATGTTTGAAAACCTTCTTAGGACATAAAGGTTTAATTTGGTCGGTTGCCTTTAGTTTGGATGGTAAAACTCTAGCCAGCGCCTGTGAAGATCAAACTGTACGCTGTTGGAATATTGACACCGGGGAATGCTATCAAACTCTGCAAGGGCATAATAGCTTAGTTTGGTCAGTCGCGTTTAATCCCCAAAATCAACTTTTAGCAAGTGCAAGCGTCGATCAAACTATTCGACTTTGGGATATGATAACGGGTCAGTGCATCAACGTACTACAGGGGCATAAAAGCTCTGTCTGGTCAGTTGCGTTTAGTCCAGATGGTAAAACCCTAGTGAGTGGGAGTAACGATGAGACTATTAAGCTTTGGAATGTCAATTCAGGCGAGTGCTTATCTACTCTCAAACCACAAAGGATTTACGAAGGAATGAATATTACTGGAGTGACAGGGTTAACAGAAGCGCAGAAGGTGACGTTGAAAGCATTGGGTGCAGTTGAGTATTGA
- a CDS encoding response regulator transcription factor encodes MRNILIIEDEENFRLPLCDFLTLENFNVTDAVNGFSGLKLAKELQPDLIICGLRLEDIDGFMVLEQLRANLATFNIPLIFLTADITISSYKRAMQLGANAYITKPVEISTLLDAIAAQLLAPH; translated from the coding sequence GTGAGAAATATTCTAATAATTGAAGATGAAGAAAATTTTCGGTTGCCCCTTTGTGACTTTTTAACATTAGAAAATTTTAATGTTACTGATGCTGTCAATGGTTTTAGTGGCTTAAAGTTAGCAAAAGAGCTGCAACCTGACTTAATAATTTGCGGTTTAAGGCTTGAAGATATTGACGGTTTTATGGTTTTAGAACAGTTACGTGCAAATTTAGCCACGTTTAATATTCCTCTGATTTTTCTTACCGCTGACATAACTATAAGTAGTTACAAGCGTGCTATGCAATTAGGGGCTAATGCGTATATAACAAAACCCGTAGAGATTAGTACGTTGCTGGATGCGATCGCCGCTCAATTACTCGCTCCCCACTAG
- a CDS encoding EAL domain-containing response regulator, giving the protein MSLANQNLILVVDDNFNELKILSTFLENNGFQIAIASDGLSALKLSHQICPDLILLASLMPDIDGFQTYCCLNKSPITKDIPVIFTANYNDSRNIVKAINLGAVDYLTKPFKQEEVLSRIQLHLRLHSLTLKLQQQNKFLIEDIEARHIKESNLVKITQKLEERVEERVNQLSLALHELQKTQKELLAREAKFQHDALHDDLTGLPNRSWLMEQLQTIIKSANKNTNLQYAVLSIGLDRFKVVNDSLGHLVGDELLQKVALRLQACLSHAGKIARFGGDEFMIVLEDIKSTDDAIFLAEDIQEQLKLPFKLAGYEVFVGVSIGITLSTLMEYNSPIDVLRDAGIAMSLAKQAGKGRYEVLTPQNKTRAIARLQLENDLRQAIEREEFYLEYQPIYSLSTGQLQGFEALVRWNHPSRGRVAPAEFIPTVEEIGLIDRLGFWVLQEATRQLSKWQHEFPHHSLLVMNVNLSAKQLKQIKLLKQIDSLFSELGLPPNCLKLEITESSFLKTSSEEINMLHQLRQKGIGLCIDDFGTGYSSLSRLHNFPVNTIKVDRSFVNRLGTGSGETEIVQTIVNLAHNLGLDLVAEGIETPEQLQKLQELGYELGQGYLFSKPLNCQRARQLLSNVV; this is encoded by the coding sequence ATGAGTTTAGCCAATCAAAATCTGATTTTAGTAGTTGACGATAATTTTAACGAACTCAAAATACTTTCTACTTTTTTAGAAAATAATGGTTTCCAAATTGCAATTGCCTCAGATGGGCTAAGTGCGCTTAAATTGTCGCACCAAATTTGCCCGGATTTAATTTTACTGGCTAGTCTTATGCCTGATATAGATGGCTTCCAGACATATTGCTGTTTGAATAAATCGCCAATAACTAAAGACATTCCTGTAATTTTTACGGCTAATTATAATGACAGCAGAAATATTGTAAAAGCTATAAATCTAGGTGCAGTTGACTACCTGACTAAGCCCTTTAAGCAAGAAGAGGTATTGAGTCGCATTCAGCTACATCTGCGGCTGCATTCACTGACGCTAAAACTCCAACAACAAAATAAGTTTTTAATTGAGGATATCGAAGCTCGTCATATTAAGGAATCTAACTTAGTTAAAATTACTCAAAAATTAGAAGAACGGGTAGAAGAACGAGTAAATCAACTTTCTCTAGCACTACACGAACTACAAAAAACACAAAAAGAATTATTAGCGCGTGAAGCAAAATTTCAGCACGATGCTTTACATGATGATCTCACTGGTTTACCTAACAGAAGTTGGTTGATGGAGCAGTTGCAAACTATCATCAAATCCGCAAATAAAAATACAAACTTACAGTATGCAGTCTTATCAATTGGCTTAGACCGTTTTAAAGTTGTTAATGATAGCTTAGGGCATTTAGTCGGCGACGAATTACTCCAAAAGGTTGCTCTGCGATTACAAGCTTGTTTAAGTCATGCAGGTAAAATAGCTCGTTTTGGAGGCGATGAATTTATGATTGTGTTGGAGGATATTAAATCAACCGATGACGCAATCTTTTTAGCTGAAGATATTCAAGAGCAATTGAAGTTGCCTTTTAAACTCGCTGGGTATGAAGTTTTCGTAGGAGTTAGCATTGGCATCACCCTCAGCACATTGATGGAATATAACTCTCCCATTGATGTGCTGAGGGATGCAGGAATAGCGATGTCTCTGGCAAAGCAGGCAGGAAAAGGACGCTACGAAGTATTGACCCCTCAAAACAAGACAAGGGCGATCGCGCGTTTGCAACTTGAAAATGACCTGCGGCAGGCGATCGAACGAGAAGAATTTTATTTAGAATACCAACCCATTTACTCACTCTCTACAGGTCAGCTACAGGGTTTTGAAGCCTTGGTGCGCTGGAATCACCCTTCCAGGGGACGGGTTGCTCCAGCTGAGTTTATTCCGACAGTCGAAGAAATTGGGTTGATAGACCGCTTAGGTTTCTGGGTTTTGCAAGAGGCAACTCGTCAATTGAGTAAATGGCAACACGAGTTTCCCCATCATTCTCTTCTAGTAATGAATGTCAATCTTTCCGCAAAGCAGCTCAAGCAAATCAAACTACTCAAACAAATTGACAGCCTTTTTTCAGAATTGGGGCTACCACCAAATTGCCTAAAATTAGAGATTACTGAAAGCAGTTTTCTCAAAACATCTAGCGAGGAAATCAATATGTTGCACCAGCTTAGACAAAAGGGAATTGGCTTGTGTATTGATGACTTTGGCACAGGCTATTCTTCTCTAAGCCGCTTGCATAATTTTCCCGTAAATACGATAAAAGTTGACCGCTCTTTTGTGAACCGACTGGGGACGGGTTCGGGGGAGACAGAAATTGTACAAACGATTGTCAACTTAGCTCACAATTTGGGGCTAGATTTAGTCGCAGAGGGGATAGAAACACCTGAGCAGTTGCAAAAACTACAAGAGTTAGGCTACGAACTTGGGCAAGGGTATCTTTTTTCTAAGCCTTTAAATTGCCAAAGGGCGAGGCAACTATTGAGCAATGTTGTATAG